A window of Ptychodera flava strain L36383 chromosome 1, AS_Pfla_20210202, whole genome shotgun sequence contains these coding sequences:
- the LOC139135495 gene encoding tumor necrosis factor ligand superfamily member 10-like — translation MHDQKQDAKSSSKCVTRVAIFLIFVSFIIYSAIVAVVYSYFQNELQNLQLSIDKLRTVSKTANHQQAPTYCNCSSDLLNGVIRSNSPSDIMGNEETNHTLLMCCSANQDTVKMLIAKVYREEKGRIRNLRTERNHMTLRQVERLVESMVRRNGSQITVSSGIWNGIAVAIHVTGTSDCFEHSEPIKGLIKHRHAKGRWLKVGLWDSSNGISFTEYVPSDDYHIIVPKSGLYHVYSQAGFLDSRTTGHGHRKELNEYLHHTMLTNNGYSPYHTDLMKSVHIREGARAHVSSFHSGLFELREGDKIYMKVYLPSSEVQLDCSQESTYMGMYLVNDELSVYK, via the exons ATGCACGATCAAAAGCAGGACGCTAAAAGTTCATCGAAGTGCGTAACGCGAGTCGCAATCTTTCTAATATTCGTCTCATTCATTATATATTCTGCAATTGTCGCAGTGGTGTACTCCTACTTCCAAAATGAACTTCAAAATCTGCAGTTGTCCATCGACAAACTAAGGACAGTGTCGAAAACCGCCAATCATCAGCAAGCGCCGACGTACTGTAACTGCAGTAGCGATTTACTGAATGGCGTTATTCGAAGCAATTCTCCGAGTGATATCATGGGCAATGAAGAGACGAACCATACCTTGCTGATGTGTTGTTCGGCAAACCAAGACACTGTTAAAATG TTGATAGCGAAGGTTTACCGAGAAGAGAAAGGACGAATTCGAAATTTAAGAACAG AACGGAATCACATGACTCTTCGTCAAGTTGAGAGATTGGTTGAGTCTATGGTAAGACGAAATGGAAGCCAGATAACAGTATCTTCGGGCATTTGGAATGGCATTGCTGTTGCAATCCATGTGACTGGAACCTCTGACTGCTTCGAGCACA GCGAACCAATAAAAGGGTTGATCAAACACCGTCACGCCAAGGGCAGATGGCTAAAAGTCGGTCTGTGGGACTCTTCCAATGGGATATCTTTTACCGAATACGTGCCAAGTGACGATTATCACATAATTGTCCCGAAGTCTGGACTCTACCATGTTTACTCACAG GCTGGCTTTCTGGATAGCAGAACTACAGGTCATGGCCACAGAAAAGAACTCAATGAATATTTGCATCATACAATGTTAA CTAACAACGGATACTCGCCCTATCACACTGACCTGATGAAAAGCGTTCACATCCGAGAGGGCGCCCGTGCCCACGTCAGCAGTTTCCACTCTGGGCTGTTCGAACTGAGAGAGGGAGACAAGATCTACATGAAAGTTTATCTACCGAGCAGTGAAGTTCAACTCGACTGTTCTCAGGAGTCGACGTACATGGGAATGTATCTTGTCAATGATGAACTGAGTGTGTACAAATGA